The Mycteria americana isolate JAX WOST 10 ecotype Jacksonville Zoo and Gardens chromosome 18, USCA_MyAme_1.0, whole genome shotgun sequence genome window below encodes:
- the LOC142418702 gene encoding guanylin-like: MKGFLSFTVLSVLLLVHSSQAVYVQDGDLKFSLESVKKLKGLMDENRNINSHMVVSMASYSPCDEKDLPEEFQSVCKSEDASMIFERLNLAVEDDLCEICANAACTGCF; encoded by the exons ATGAAAggctttctttcctttacagTCCTTTCAGTCCTTTTACTGGTGCACAGCTCCCAGGCAGTCTATGTTCAG GATGGAGACTTGAAATTCTCCCTTGAGTCCGTGAAGAAGCTAAAGGGGCTTATGGATGAGAACAGAAACATTAACTCTCACATGGTGGTTTCAATGGCTAGCTATTCTCCATGTGATGAAAAAGATCTCCCTGAGGAGTTCCAATCTGTGTGCAAAAGTGAAGATGCATCCATGATTTTTGAGAGGCTGA ACCTGGCTGTCGAAGATGATTTGTGTGAAATCTGTGCCAATGCTGCCTGCACTGGTTGCTTTTGA